A genomic segment from Nicotiana sylvestris chromosome 1, ASM39365v2, whole genome shotgun sequence encodes:
- the LOC138873686 gene encoding uncharacterized protein, which translates to MLSALGAIWPECGGRPRARDGVLMRPALAGKEDTSKPGKGKKRKKDATVSTSTTIESPRTEDEGDDDATFPLDVEKLTSELKESRTSSARKGEELSRLQASLEGVYQERASLAEQIGQKDAIMGRLQEEVAAKNAEIIELRGQNEVVASERDILRSELASTQDILQSAQKEAVALSVAKSEAEEDASSYRKDTATTNE; encoded by the exons ATGTTGAGCGCTCTTGGCGCGATTTGGCCAGAATGCGGTGGCAGGCCAAGAGCCAG GGATGGAGTTTTGATGAGGCCGGCCCTTGCTGGTAAAGAGGACACCTCGAAACCCGGCAAGGGTAAGAAGAGGAAAAAGGACGCCACGGTCTCGACTTCAACTACTATAGAAAGTCCTCGTACTGAGGATGAAGGTGATGATGATGCTACATTCCCTTTG GACGTCGAGAAGCTTACTTCGGAGTTAAAAGAGTCGAGGACCTCCTCTGCCCGAAAGGGGGAAGAGTTGAGCAGGCTTCAGGCTAGTTTAGAGGGAGTGTACCAGGAAAGGGCTAGCCTTGCTGAGCAG ATAGGGCAAAAGGATGCCATTATGGGGCGACTTCAGGAAGAGGTTGCAGCCAAGAATGCGGAGATCATCGAGCTGAGGGGGCAAAATGAGGTCGTGGCCTCAGAAAGGGACATTTTGCGGTCGGAGTTGGCATCGACCCAGGATATTCTTCAAAGTGCCCAAAAGGAGGCTGTTGCACTATCTGTGGCCAAGTCAGAGGCCGAAGAAGATGCGTCTTCATACAGGAAAGATACCGCTACTACGAATGAATGA